A single genomic interval of Ictalurus furcatus strain D&B chromosome 20, Billie_1.0, whole genome shotgun sequence harbors:
- the toe1 gene encoding target of EGR1 protein 1 — MMSSSLVVPVVDVQSNNFKELWPAMVLAFKTSSFIALDTELSGLGARKALLAESIEDRYKAICNAARTRSILSLGLACYKKLEGKAESTYLVQVYNLTLLCAEEYVIEPQSVQFLVQHGFDFNKQYAQGVPYDKGNDKGGEPQGVNMRTLFVELLRANKPLVLHNGLIDLIFLYQCFYAHLPDKLGTFTADLSQMFPAAIYDTKYATEYQLRFTASYLEYAYKKCKLDNSRSIEAAQDGPHVFLEFCNYTGRVRSYVDYRPCVDSHGRDGPLNICLQFSAYGWCSNGSRCPMSHDTDLIIQQDEKSKEGKRKKRKRIRKKKKAAKEEEEEEEEDGPPQGKKAHVEDMDEDGEEKEEQKVDEKVRGEFTAHAEETPSGETSPGEPRNESDAPRTPAARNESPQAGERKAEGGTHRAGFDAFMTGYVFAFASTQNAEGPDSWLPACANKLYLSGKSVPLHVAKSTFSKSSKAHVTKMEHVWRKPFPKADGNA, encoded by the exons ATGATGAGCTCCTCACTGGTTGTTCCTGTTGTAGATGTTCAGAGTAATAACTTTAAAGAATTATGGCCTGCTATGGTGCTCGCCTTTAAAACATCCTCATTTATCGCCCTGGACACG GAGCTCAGCGGTCTTGGAGCGAGGAAAGCTCTTCTAGCAGA GTCGATTGAGGATCGTTATAAAGCGATATGCAACGCAGCCCGGACTCGCTCCATCCTGTCCCTGGGACTCGCCTGTTACAAGAAACTGGAAGGCAAA GCGGAGAGTACGTACCTGGTTCAGGTGTACAACCTGACGCTGCTGTGTGCGGAGGAGTACGTCATCGAGCCGCAGTCGGTGCAGTTCCTCGTTCAGCACGGCTTCGACTTCAACAAGCAGTACGCTCAGGGCGTTCCCTACGACAAGGGCAACGATAAG ggTGGAGAACCTCAGGGTGTGAACATGCGTACGTTGTTCGTGGAGCTCCTGAGGGCCAACAAGCCTCTGGTGCTCCATAACGGCCTGATCGACCTGATCTTCCTGTACCAGTGCTTCTACGCTCACCTGCCCGACAAACTGGGAACCTTCACCGCCGACCTGTCGCAGATGTTCCCCGCCGCCATTTACGACACCAAATACGCCACCGAGTACCAACTCCGCTTCACCGCGTCCTACCTGGAGTACGCATACAAGAAGTG TAAACTGGACAACAGCAGATCCATCGAGGCGGCTCAGGACGGACCTCACGTGTTTCTGGAGTTCTGTAATTACACCGGCCGAGTGCGGAGCTACGTGGACTACAGGCCTTGCGTGGACAGCCACGGCCGTGACGGACCTCTGAACATCTGCCTTCAGTTCTCG GCGTACGGATGGTGCTCCAATGGCTCTCGCTGCCCCATGTCCCATGACACAGACCTCATCATCCAGCAAGACGAGAAAAGCAAAGAGGGCAAGCGGAAAAAAAGGAAGCGCatcaggaagaagaagaaggctgcgaaggaggaggaagaggaggaggaagaagacggGCCCCCGCAGGGTAAGAAGGCTCACGTGGAGGATATGGATGAGGACGgtgaagagaaagaggaacagAAGGTAGACGAAAAGGTGCGCGGGGAATTTACGGCACACGCCGAAGAGACGCCGAGCGGCGAAACGTCACCCGGAGAGCCTCGGAACGAAAGCGACGCTCCTCGGACGCCTGCCGCGAGAAACGAAAGTCCGCAAGCCGGCGAGAGGAAGGCGGAAGGAGGAACGCACCGAGCCGGCTTCGACGCCTTCATGACCGGATACGTTTTCGCCTTCGCGAGCACCCAGAACGCCGAAGGACCGGACTCCTGGCTTCCCGCGTGCGCCAACAAGCTGTATCTGAGCGGCAAGAGCGTGCCGCTTCACGTAGCCAAAAGCACCTTCTCGAAGTCCTCCAAAGCTCACGTGACCAAGATGGAGCACGTCTGGAGAAAACCGTTTCCCAAAGCAGACGGGAACGCGTGA